The Marinilongibacter aquaticus genome has a window encoding:
- a CDS encoding DUF3883 domain-containing protein, with protein MNIKDKLKDLKDQKSYSIPAKRVMEHLKPILSKSNDLRQRWMWELLQNASDLGDNVKARFEITADRLRFSHNGKPFTLDEAYNLIMPDSTKDDESTHKKSVIGQFGTGFISTHILSKIIQIEGIIEDDEQLYSFSFHLDRSERNDKDFLIQSIKDSEAEYRENLEELDELPEDEFQTSFTYHIDNTYSSLKGQEIVNDGIESFIELIPYVLTFRPQLAEIEVIDRRTTTTKWTFKRDEVETDIEDLIIIKTICQKNGKHIEDRLIGNIIEDETEIAFPIEEIEESKFQLLPFPEDCSKLFCAFPMIGTSDFNFPVVVHSEKFVPNRERDGIEITDFDEENRERLVEAKIAFKRLLEIIQENDWTEAYNICHFTNPDINDTETKKWFVKEIFNPIKEGIYNTKLIELDNSLELDEHRIALSSAYVPYTDRRIKDKEKIVKTIYDFATQIMAEQIPCKEHFLSWYEVLDFEIFESEKLDIEKLCETISPKGNLTEFAEANNLTEDETVKYFIDLVEFLIEQEDEELLTKYNLLLNQSNVFTKIKGLKLDRIDHKGLKDGYDEKLKDIYYSLSNNECRDTLLHKEFESIDDLIDEDDKYDFKELAKDTDEELRNFEGNFHDENFLLILKDLFNWYTTCGLSDETLINLFPYFSLNKSQLYLNTKTPQELEYAFDIEISGKSEVLAKLANSSLSENELEIIADNPELVSNFIEWLNSKQEDNPDEELGEIGEEFLHFQLCQIFGEERVLWENKSEYDFRILKRDLEKTKYYIDAKTTGKGIANTENVPFYMRTAQWRFLDREQAIDKYVIARVYKNGSGFDVKYVKINLTKMK; from the coding sequence ATGAACATAAAGGATAAACTTAAAGACCTTAAAGACCAAAAGAGTTATAGTATTCCTGCCAAAAGGGTAATGGAACATTTGAAACCTATCTTAAGCAAATCAAACGACTTGCGACAAAGATGGATGTGGGAATTACTTCAAAATGCAAGTGATTTAGGTGATAATGTTAAAGCACGGTTTGAAATAACCGCTGACCGACTAAGATTTAGCCACAACGGAAAACCTTTCACGTTGGACGAAGCATATAACTTGATTATGCCTGACTCAACCAAAGATGACGAATCAACACATAAAAAAAGCGTAATCGGACAGTTTGGAACAGGATTTATTTCAACCCATATACTTTCTAAGATTATTCAAATTGAAGGAATAATAGAAGATGACGAACAACTTTACAGTTTCAGCTTCCACCTTGACAGAAGTGAAAGAAATGATAAGGACTTCTTAATTCAATCAATTAAAGACTCAGAAGCTGAGTATCGGGAAAATCTTGAAGAACTTGACGAACTTCCAGAAGATGAATTTCAAACGTCATTTACTTATCACATTGACAATACCTACTCTTCCTTAAAAGGACAAGAAATCGTAAATGACGGAATTGAAAGTTTTATAGAACTCATTCCATACGTTTTAACTTTTAGACCACAATTGGCAGAAATAGAAGTTATTGACCGAAGAACAACAACAACTAAATGGACATTTAAACGTGACGAAGTTGAAACCGATATTGAAGACCTTATAATCATTAAAACTATTTGTCAAAAGAACGGTAAACACATTGAAGACAGACTAATTGGAAACATTATTGAAGATGAAACCGAAATTGCATTTCCTATTGAAGAAATAGAAGAAAGTAAGTTTCAACTTCTTCCTTTTCCAGAAGACTGCTCGAAACTTTTTTGTGCTTTTCCTATGATTGGAACGAGTGATTTTAATTTTCCAGTTGTGGTTCATAGTGAAAAATTTGTTCCTAACAGAGAAAGAGATGGAATAGAAATTACTGACTTTGATGAAGAAAATAGAGAAAGGCTTGTTGAAGCAAAAATTGCTTTCAAAAGACTTTTAGAAATTATCCAAGAAAATGATTGGACAGAAGCCTATAATATTTGTCATTTCACAAATCCCGACATAAATGATACAGAAACAAAAAAATGGTTTGTAAAGGAAATTTTCAATCCAATCAAAGAAGGCATTTACAACACCAAGCTAATTGAACTTGATAATTCTTTGGAATTGGACGAACATAGAATTGCATTAAGTTCTGCATATGTTCCCTACACTGACCGAAGAATAAAGGACAAAGAAAAAATCGTAAAAACAATTTATGATTTTGCTACTCAGATTATGGCAGAACAAATTCCTTGTAAAGAACATTTTTTGAGTTGGTATGAAGTTCTTGACTTTGAAATATTTGAAAGTGAAAAATTGGATATTGAAAAACTTTGTGAAACAATATCACCAAAAGGAAATTTAACAGAGTTTGCTGAAGCAAACAATTTGACAGAAGATGAAACAGTAAAATACTTCATTGACCTTGTTGAATTCTTGATTGAGCAAGAAGATGAAGAACTTTTAACAAAATACAATCTTCTACTAAATCAAAGCAATGTATTTACGAAAATCAAAGGACTTAAACTTGACCGAATAGACCACAAAGGCTTGAAGGATGGCTATGATGAAAAACTGAAAGACATTTATTATTCTTTATCAAACAACGAATGCAGAGATACCTTACTTCATAAGGAGTTTGAGAGCATTGATGACCTTATAGATGAAGATGACAAATATGACTTTAAAGAATTGGCAAAGGACACGGACGAAGAATTAAGAAACTTTGAAGGAAATTTTCACGATGAAAACTTCTTACTCATTCTTAAAGACCTATTTAATTGGTATACAACCTGCGGACTTTCCGATGAAACATTAATCAACCTATTTCCTTATTTCTCACTCAACAAATCACAATTATATCTCAATACAAAAACACCACAAGAATTAGAATATGCCTTTGATATTGAAATAAGCGGTAAAAGCGAAGTATTAGCAAAACTTGCCAACAGTTCACTATCCGAAAATGAATTAGAAATTATTGCTGATAATCCAGAATTGGTTTCAAATTTTATTGAGTGGCTAAATAGCAAACAAGAAGACAATCCTGATGAAGAATTAGGAGAAATTGGAGAAGAATTTTTGCACTTTCAACTGTGCCAAATATTTGGAGAAGAAAGAGTATTGTGGGAAAACAAATCTGAATACGACTTTAGGATTTTGAAGCGTGATTTAGAGAAAACCAAATATTATATTGATGCTAAAACAACGGGAAAAGGAATCGCAAATACAGAAAACGTTCCTTTCTATATGCGAACAGCACAATGGCGTTTTTTGGATAGAGAACAAGCTATTGACAAGTATGTAATTGCAAGAGTATATAAAAACGGAAGTGGATTTGATGTGAAATATGTGAAAATCAACTTAACGAAAATGAAATAA
- a CDS encoding site-specific DNA-methyltransferase — protein MKKKDLLDKVINEDARNILEILPNDLTITTTITSPPYFDMKDYGSENQIGYGQSYENYLDDIQKVFNGVYNRTCEAGTLWVIIDTFKRNNQVVTLPFDLSDKLKQIGWLLQDIIIWKKDKTVPWSTNGFMQRKFEYILFFSKTPSYKSNKDSVRVYDTNHLKRWWVKYPERYNPRGKALDEIWEFPIPTQGSWGNKYIKHFCPLPESMVATMIQISSDEGDIVFDPFAGTGTVLSQSAYMKRRYIGLELNPSYVKMFETYLEKTIKDKSLEYDLYKQNNNQIKFEKNILDLRALKYARVLISKIEKESNISDFKILVTKRGDSNIENKLIKVEYNFIGTIDQKIVENILNEITIKPPLSKFGIDPVFKFSNQLELETNKFFGYTKTNTHSYEKNKEIDTKHIRVISEICIDLNENDYL, from the coding sequence ATGAAAAAGAAAGATTTATTAGATAAAGTAATAAACGAGGATGCTAGAAACATTTTGGAAATACTTCCAAATGATTTGACAATAACTACCACAATTACATCACCGCCATATTTTGACATGAAAGACTATGGCTCTGAGAATCAGATTGGGTACGGTCAATCATATGAAAATTATCTAGATGATATTCAAAAAGTATTTAATGGAGTCTATAATCGGACGTGTGAAGCCGGAACATTATGGGTTATTATTGACACATTCAAAAGAAATAATCAAGTAGTGACATTGCCATTTGATTTGTCTGATAAATTGAAACAAATAGGTTGGCTTCTACAGGATATAATTATTTGGAAAAAAGATAAAACTGTTCCTTGGTCAACTAACGGGTTTATGCAAAGAAAATTTGAATACATACTTTTCTTTTCAAAAACTCCGAGTTATAAATCGAATAAAGATAGTGTTCGTGTTTACGATACAAATCATCTTAAAAGGTGGTGGGTAAAATATCCTGAGAGATATAATCCGCGTGGAAAAGCTTTAGATGAAATTTGGGAGTTTCCAATTCCGACTCAAGGATCTTGGGGTAACAAATATATAAAGCATTTTTGCCCCTTGCCTGAAAGTATGGTTGCCACTATGATACAGATTAGTTCTGATGAGGGTGATATTGTATTCGATCCTTTTGCAGGAACGGGCACTGTTCTATCTCAATCAGCGTATATGAAAAGAAGGTATATTGGTTTGGAGTTAAATCCTTCATATGTGAAAATGTTTGAGACGTATCTTGAAAAAACGATTAAAGATAAAAGTCTTGAATATGACTTATATAAACAAAACAATAACCAAATCAAATTTGAAAAAAACATACTTGACCTTAGAGCACTAAAATATGCAAGAGTTCTCATTTCGAAAATTGAGAAAGAATCTAATATATCTGACTTTAAAATATTAGTTACAAAGAGAGGTGACAGTAATATTGAAAATAAATTAATAAAAGTTGAATACAATTTTATTGGCACAATAGACCAAAAAATTGTTGAAAATATTTTAAATGAAATTACAATTAAACCGCCACTTTCTAAATTTGGGATTGATCCTGTGTTTAAATTTTCAAACCAACTAGAATTAGAAACAAATAAATTCTTCGGTTATACAAAAACAAACACTCATTCTTATGAGAAGAATAAAGAGATAGACACTAAACATATCAGAGTTATTAGTGAGATATGCATTGACCTTAACGAAAACGACTACCTATAA
- a CDS encoding DGQHR domain-containing protein, which yields MARLRTKTKPKRKKLSPQEKAQSNQKKEIRAIMKNMGFDRLSYIDGKHFQYDGRSSEMDDIYINENVILITEYTIGDPGTHLFKKKVFYDKINESHKAFIDFILQEEKLKSFKDYYENNIKLKYSKNELRLKILYCSKKSISTEHKNVIDGVVFFDYHIVQYFKSLTKAIKKSGKYEFMEFIKIPFEHFGNNIKNSSSRSPQTFKGNILPEEKSKFEEGYKIVSFYIDAESLLRRSYVLRQNGWKDIENVGHYQRMLESSKVTSMRKYLHDRNRVFINNIIATISTDKIKLYDKDENTLTIDSNGQFKNNNSTEISPAKIEIDDSCNIIGLIDGQHRTYAYHEGDDSYEYKISSLRKEQNLLVTGILFPQNESQTKRLKFEANLFLEINSNQKNVPSQIRQEIELMISPFSPIAIGKKILAGLNKSGPLGDLIEQYWYEKSKLKTASIVSYGLRPLVKIDDIKSKDSLFSLWSNSNKQNLKLKDSTDYELLNEYIAFAIEKIRDLLIAFKAQLATDQWQTYSPSQSKGLLSVSFINGILNVMRLLIENNKVNDINSYKSKLSGVDKFDFKKYKSSQYRKMGQEIYNKHFK from the coding sequence ATGGCAAGACTTAGAACTAAAACTAAACCAAAAAGGAAAAAACTTTCTCCGCAAGAGAAAGCACAAAGTAATCAAAAAAAGGAAATTAGAGCCATTATGAAGAATATGGGGTTTGATAGACTCTCATACATTGATGGCAAGCATTTTCAATATGATGGAAGATCATCCGAAATGGATGATATTTACATTAATGAAAATGTTATTCTTATAACAGAGTACACTATTGGTGATCCAGGAACCCATTTATTTAAAAAGAAAGTTTTTTACGATAAAATTAATGAAAGCCATAAGGCTTTCATTGACTTCATCCTCCAAGAGGAAAAATTAAAGAGCTTCAAAGATTACTATGAGAATAATATCAAATTAAAGTACTCAAAGAATGAATTGAGGTTAAAGATTTTGTATTGTTCGAAAAAATCTATTTCAACCGAGCATAAGAATGTTATTGACGGTGTAGTATTCTTTGATTATCATATTGTTCAATATTTCAAAAGTCTGACAAAAGCCATAAAGAAATCTGGGAAATATGAATTTATGGAATTTATAAAAATTCCCTTTGAACATTTTGGCAATAATATTAAGAATTCATCCTCTCGTTCCCCTCAGACATTTAAAGGGAATATCCTTCCTGAGGAGAAAAGCAAATTTGAAGAGGGTTATAAAATCGTTTCATTTTACATTGATGCAGAATCACTTTTAAGAAGATCCTATGTTTTAAGACAAAATGGATGGAAAGATATTGAGAATGTTGGTCACTATCAGAGAATGTTAGAGTCCAGTAAAGTTACCAGTATGAGAAAATATCTTCATGATAGAAATAGAGTTTTCATTAATAATATAATTGCAACAATTTCAACGGACAAAATTAAATTATATGACAAAGATGAAAATACTCTAACAATAGACTCTAATGGTCAATTTAAAAACAATAACTCGACTGAAATATCACCTGCAAAAATTGAAATTGATGATTCCTGTAATATTATAGGATTAATTGATGGTCAACATAGAACTTATGCCTATCACGAAGGAGACGATTCATATGAATATAAAATTTCATCACTTCGTAAGGAGCAAAATTTATTAGTTACTGGTATACTCTTTCCGCAAAACGAAAGTCAAACGAAAAGATTAAAATTTGAAGCCAATTTATTCTTAGAAATTAACTCAAATCAAAAGAATGTTCCATCACAAATTCGACAAGAGATTGAACTAATGATTAGTCCTTTTTCTCCAATTGCTATTGGTAAGAAAATTCTTGCAGGTTTAAATAAGAGTGGACCATTAGGAGATCTCATCGAACAATATTGGTATGAAAAAAGTAAGCTGAAAACGGCTTCAATTGTTAGTTATGGTTTAAGACCATTAGTGAAAATTGATGATATTAAATCAAAAGATAGTTTATTTAGTCTTTGGAGTAATTCCAATAAACAAAATCTGAAATTAAAAGACTCCACTGATTATGAACTATTAAATGAATATATTGCATTTGCCATTGAGAAGATTAGAGATTTATTAATTGCCTTTAAAGCCCAACTAGCTACAGATCAATGGCAAACCTACAGTCCAAGTCAATCCAAAGGATTATTATCAGTTTCTTTTATTAATGGAATTCTTAATGTTATGAGATTATTGATTGAAAACAATAAAGTTAATGACATTAATAGTTATAAATCCAAATTAAGCGGAGTTGATAAATTTGATTTTAAGAAATATAAATCAAGTCAATATCGCAAAATGGGACAAGAGATTTATAATAAGCATTTTAAATAA
- a CDS encoding type II toxin-antitoxin system ParD family antitoxin has protein sequence MKNTSVSLGSYFDHFIKKCISEGRYKNVSEVIRAGLRLLENEENKTEALRKAIQEGIDSGIVEDFDPKSHLQELKRKHQVNG, from the coding sequence ATGAAGAATACATCTGTTTCCTTAGGTTCATATTTTGATCATTTTATAAAGAAATGTATTTCTGAAGGTCGATATAAAAATGTTAGTGAGGTTATCCGTGCCGGTTTAAGACTTCTCGAAAATGAAGAAAATAAAACCGAAGCTTTAAGAAAAGCCATTCAAGAAGGAATTGATAGCGGAATTGTTGAAGATTTTGACCCAAAATCACATCTTCAAGAATTAAAAAGAAAACATCAAGTAAATGGCTAA
- a CDS encoding type II toxin-antitoxin system RelE/ParE family toxin yields MAKFFLTERAIDDLSKIWEYTIETWSERQADIYYNSLISDCGEIAKNPEIGKKYTSVRSDLLGLQSSKHIIFYRVLSKNQIEITRILHQRMDLKNRMTE; encoded by the coding sequence ATGGCTAAATTCTTTCTAACTGAAAGGGCCATTGATGATCTATCCAAGATTTGGGAATATACAATTGAAACATGGTCTGAAAGACAAGCTGATATTTATTACAATTCGTTGATTTCAGATTGTGGCGAAATAGCCAAAAATCCCGAAATAGGAAAGAAATATACATCAGTACGCTCCGATTTATTGGGTTTACAATCCTCAAAGCACATCATTTTCTATAGAGTTCTCTCTAAAAATCAAATTGAGATCACAAGAATCCTCCATCAAAGAATGGATCTTAAGAATCGTATGACTGAATAA
- a CDS encoding tyrosine-type recombinase/integrase gives MNKNELISKYESKLILKNYSPRTVEVYVSALGVFLSFVQENDIRKVTPDVLEEFYRYAREELNYGYSMMKQLLASVRFLYQEVLKESIDFDFNIKMKKPSTVPEVLSLKEVQRFLNSFTNLKHKAIFTLCYSAGLRLGEILALKISDIDSGRMQIRIHQGKGKKDRYTMLAPNVLNMLRNYVKEYSPKQYLFEGQNGGKYSSLPLTASRNTSAWV, from the coding sequence ATGAATAAAAATGAATTAATATCAAAGTACGAGAGTAAGCTTATCCTTAAAAACTATAGCCCCCGTACGGTGGAAGTTTATGTTAGTGCTTTGGGTGTTTTTTTATCATTTGTTCAGGAAAACGATATAAGGAAAGTTACTCCTGATGTATTAGAAGAATTCTATAGATACGCCAGAGAGGAGTTGAACTATGGATATTCAATGATGAAGCAACTTCTGGCTTCTGTAAGATTTCTTTATCAGGAAGTATTAAAGGAGTCCATCGATTTTGACTTCAATATAAAAATGAAAAAACCTTCTACGGTTCCGGAAGTGCTGTCGCTGAAGGAAGTGCAAAGGTTTTTAAATTCGTTTACTAATCTGAAACATAAAGCGATCTTTACGCTTTGTTATTCGGCAGGGTTAAGGCTAGGCGAAATTCTGGCTTTAAAGATCAGCGACATCGATTCAGGCCGGATGCAGATTCGGATCCATCAGGGTAAAGGAAAGAAAGACCGGTATACCATGCTTGCTCCAAATGTTCTGAACATGCTTAGGAATTATGTTAAGGAGTATTCTCCGAAGCAGTATTTGTTTGAGGGGCAGAATGGGGGGAAGTATTCAAGCTTGCCACTAACGGCCTCGCGTAATACATCGGCCTGGGTTTAG
- a CDS encoding FkbM family methyltransferase: MKIQIGNISFNVDQSHYAEFWNHLNSGKWESDTFDIIDEFVSHDSCVIDMGCWIGPLSLYMAKKGAIVYSIDPDPEAYNWFIRNLNHNTELKSRIHPRNIAISKHSGEQILYAREGYGNSSTSLLNRTRDRISKIRAQTYSLNDFLDMNSISKIDFLKIDIEGGEFAILDQLVELKRKETYRTLFLSIHYDHLNEAVYQKKIRYRLLSLFLMKLERIANIHFFKKELQFYLNELCKLTDEFDYIYSQNGKRLLPAKVTASYLLNRKVDLLLSDTEWNKNKITKT; encoded by the coding sequence TTGAAAATACAAATAGGGAACATATCATTCAATGTAGATCAATCTCATTATGCTGAATTCTGGAACCACCTAAATTCTGGGAAATGGGAATCAGATACATTCGATATAATTGATGAATTCGTTTCCCATGATAGCTGTGTTATTGATATGGGCTGCTGGATAGGGCCATTAAGCCTGTATATGGCTAAAAAAGGAGCAATAGTATATTCGATAGACCCCGATCCTGAGGCGTATAACTGGTTTATAAGAAACCTAAACCATAATACTGAGTTAAAAAGTAGAATTCATCCAAGAAACATTGCCATATCCAAGCACTCTGGTGAACAGATATTGTATGCCAGAGAGGGATATGGAAATTCTTCAACAAGCCTATTAAACAGAACTAGAGACCGGATCAGTAAAATTAGAGCCCAGACGTATAGTTTAAATGATTTTTTGGACATGAACTCAATTAGCAAAATCGACTTTCTGAAAATTGATATCGAGGGAGGGGAATTTGCGATTTTAGATCAACTGGTAGAATTAAAAAGGAAAGAGACATATAGAACCCTTTTCTTATCCATACACTATGATCATTTAAATGAAGCCGTCTACCAGAAAAAAATAAGATATAGATTACTTAGTCTATTTCTAATGAAACTTGAAAGAATTGCGAATATTCACTTTTTTAAAAAGGAACTTCAGTTCTATTTGAATGAACTTTGTAAGTTAACGGATGAGTTTGATTACATCTATTCACAGAACGGGAAACGATTACTTCCGGCAAAAGTAACAGCCAGTTACCTCTTGAATCGAAAAGTGGATTTACTTCTTTCGGATACAGAATGGAATAAAAATAAGATAACAAAAACCTAA
- a CDS encoding type II toxin-antitoxin system RelE/ParE family toxin, whose product MYFIEKTTEFDKWLKKLKDIRAKAKIIFRIQKIESDEHFGDCKPVGDGIRELRINYAKGYRVYFKEKGDKIIILLVGGDKSTQQKDIEKAKEIWEKLNK is encoded by the coding sequence ATGTACTTTATTGAGAAAACAACAGAGTTTGACAAGTGGCTTAAAAAGCTAAAAGACATTAGAGCAAAAGCCAAAATAATTTTCAGAATCCAAAAAATTGAATCTGACGAACATTTTGGTGATTGTAAACCTGTTGGAGACGGTATTCGTGAACTGAGAATAAATTACGCTAAAGGATACCGAGTTTACTTTAAAGAAAAAGGTGATAAAATCATCATTTTACTTGTTGGTGGAGATAAATCGACTCAACAAAAAGACATTGAAAAAGCGAAAGAAATCTGGGAAAAATTAAACAAATAA
- a CDS encoding addiction module antidote protein produces MKTSKFDIADYLDSKEMIAEYLNTALENGNNQDVINAIGHIAKAIGMTKISEETGLSRPSLYKALSDGAKPQFATIMKVLKAIGGQIHINPTA; encoded by the coding sequence ATGAAAACTTCAAAATTTGACATAGCAGATTATTTGGACAGCAAAGAAATGATTGCAGAATATTTGAATACTGCTCTCGAAAATGGAAATAATCAAGACGTTATTAACGCCATTGGACACATTGCGAAAGCCATTGGAATGACTAAAATCTCTGAAGAAACAGGATTAAGCAGACCTAGTTTATACAAAGCATTGTCAGACGGAGCAAAACCTCAATTTGCCACAATTATGAAAGTTTTGAAAGCAATCGGTGGACAAATTCATATAAATCCGACAGCATAA
- a CDS encoding NAD(P)H-quinone oxidoreductase translates to MKAITISEFGSAEVLQLSEVPTVSATNDEVLIEVKASGINRSDVLQRQGKYAAPNNTTNQIPGLEVAGVVVACGPNVTQWKKGDRVCALLPGGGYAQYAAVKEGQCLPIPAGLNFVEAASLPETVFTVWSNIFERGKLKPKESLLVHGGSSGIGVTAIQIANALDARVIVTVGNQEKAAFCYGLGADLCIDYKTQDFETILKDEGVDVILDMIAGPYFQKNLNILKEDGRLVHINAEGGQHVTMDVWQLMIKRLTVSGSTLRGRDYTYKKRLATEIKTHVWPLIEAGKFKPIVYKVFSYKNAVQAQQCMEESKHIGKIILHWEG, encoded by the coding sequence ATGAAAGCCATTACCATTAGCGAGTTTGGAAGTGCAGAAGTATTGCAACTATCCGAAGTGCCCACCGTTTCAGCGACGAATGATGAAGTTTTAATTGAAGTAAAAGCTTCAGGAATCAATAGAAGCGATGTATTGCAACGTCAAGGTAAATATGCGGCTCCAAACAATACAACCAACCAAATTCCGGGCCTAGAGGTAGCCGGTGTTGTCGTAGCTTGTGGCCCAAATGTAACACAATGGAAAAAAGGGGATAGGGTTTGTGCTCTGCTGCCCGGTGGTGGCTATGCCCAATATGCTGCGGTAAAAGAAGGCCAGTGTTTACCCATACCGGCCGGATTGAATTTTGTAGAAGCTGCCAGTTTGCCCGAAACAGTTTTTACGGTATGGTCGAACATTTTTGAAAGAGGAAAACTAAAACCGAAAGAAAGCTTGCTCGTACATGGCGGCAGCAGTGGTATTGGGGTTACGGCCATTCAAATAGCCAATGCCTTGGATGCCAGGGTGATTGTCACCGTGGGCAACCAAGAGAAAGCGGCCTTCTGCTACGGGCTTGGAGCAGATTTGTGTATTGACTACAAAACCCAAGATTTTGAGACCATTTTGAAAGATGAGGGTGTAGATGTGATATTGGATATGATTGCCGGGCCTTATTTTCAGAAAAACCTAAACATCCTAAAAGAGGACGGACGGTTGGTGCACATTAATGCAGAAGGTGGGCAACATGTTACAATGGATGTGTGGCAGTTGATGATCAAGCGATTGACCGTAAGCGGAAGCACCTTGCGGGGCAGAGACTATACCTATAAAAAGCGATTGGCGACTGAAATAAAAACTCACGTTTGGCCTTTAATTGAAGCCGGGAAATTTAAACCTATTGTTTACAAAGTGTTTTCGTATAAAAATGCGGTACAGGCACAACAGTGCATGGAAGAAAGCAAGCATATAGGGAAAATAATCTTACACTGGGAAGGCTAA
- a CDS encoding LysR substrate-binding domain-containing protein produces MNFTHAADDLCITQSTLSHQIKELENAVGVLLFDRIGKRVRLTQAGATFLVHAKRTLRQAEESQQVLADLNNLKTGKLVIGATYGLTQLLIETISDFNGSFPNVQIQIQFGTTAQLLAQLQAFEIDCMLSFMPLSQQNSQLAVSKLFSAHLSLIVHESHSWRDLKKVSLQNLVGLPLVLPAASYSIRNFLDAQLAKEGIALHAKIEINDIHSLLELTNTKKWNTILMSTSLFDFKELKAVPIEGKDMVRVATLTVSSEIYQKKALEAFRAILEQKSSVYLNH; encoded by the coding sequence TTGAATTTCACCCATGCCGCAGATGATTTGTGCATTACCCAAAGCACCCTATCTCATCAAATAAAAGAGTTAGAAAACGCTGTAGGGGTTTTGTTGTTTGATAGAATTGGAAAGCGTGTGCGGCTTACCCAAGCGGGTGCCACTTTTCTGGTACATGCCAAAAGAACCCTTCGGCAGGCAGAAGAAAGCCAACAGGTTCTGGCAGATTTGAATAATTTGAAAACCGGTAAACTGGTAATTGGGGCAACTTATGGTTTAACCCAATTGCTTATCGAAACCATAAGCGATTTTAATGGCAGTTTCCCCAATGTGCAAATACAAATACAGTTTGGTACGACGGCTCAGTTATTGGCACAATTACAGGCTTTTGAGATAGATTGTATGCTGTCTTTTATGCCTTTGTCTCAACAAAATAGTCAGTTGGCGGTAAGCAAATTGTTTTCGGCACATTTATCATTGATTGTGCATGAGTCTCACTCATGGCGTGACTTAAAAAAAGTAAGCTTGCAAAACTTAGTCGGTTTGCCATTGGTATTACCTGCAGCGAGTTACAGCATTCGTAATTTTCTGGACGCACAATTGGCCAAAGAAGGAATAGCCCTTCATGCCAAAATAGAGATCAATGACATTCACAGTCTTTTGGAGCTTACCAATACAAAAAAGTGGAATACCATTTTAATGAGCACCTCTTTGTTCGATTTCAAAGAGCTTAAGGCTGTACCAATTGAAGGCAAAGATATGGTTAGGGTGGCGACCTTAACTGTATCTTCAGAAATTTACCAGAAAAAGGCTTTAGAGGCATTTAGAGCAATTCTAGAACAAAAAAGCTCGGTATATTTAAATCATTAA
- a CDS encoding Crp/Fnr family transcriptional regulator: protein MSELNKHIVETFGFTETEFQDIRAFFKPLRIEKGDYFLKEGQYVRQMGFVEKGILREFLYVNDKEITKWFSTSGYFAVDLSGFLFGQRSKVNFQAVTDVDLLTISKEYYDNISQKIARWDHLEKLFLAKCFNVLENRVVSHLALNAEERYKQMFAYNHQIFNEVPLNQLASMLGMTPETLSRIRKKQTQSIS, encoded by the coding sequence ATGTCTGAACTGAACAAACACATAGTGGAAACTTTCGGGTTTACTGAAACCGAATTCCAAGACATTCGAGCCTTTTTCAAACCTCTTCGAATTGAGAAAGGAGACTATTTCCTGAAAGAGGGACAATATGTAAGACAAATGGGTTTTGTCGAAAAGGGAATTCTACGGGAGTTTTTATATGTCAATGACAAGGAAATCACCAAATGGTTTTCGACAAGCGGATATTTTGCTGTTGATTTATCGGGCTTTCTCTTTGGACAAAGATCGAAGGTCAATTTTCAAGCCGTAACCGACGTCGATTTGTTGACCATTTCCAAAGAATATTACGACAACATATCGCAAAAAATAGCACGGTGGGATCATTTGGAAAAACTGTTTTTAGCCAAATGTTTCAACGTTTTGGAAAACAGAGTGGTTTCTCATTTAGCACTGAATGCCGAAGAAAGATACAAGCAAATGTTCGCCTACAATCATCAAATATTTAATGAGGTGCCCTTAAATCAGTTGGCCTCAATGCTTGGCATGACACCCGAAACGCTAAGTCGAATACGAAAAAAACAGACACAATCCATTTCTTGA